Proteins co-encoded in one Brassica oleracea var. oleracea cultivar TO1000 chromosome C4, BOL, whole genome shotgun sequence genomic window:
- the LOC106338553 gene encoding uncharacterized protein LOC106338553 — protein sequence MKLLEAGVIYVISDSNWVSSVHVVPKKCGITVITNEKNELIPTRTIPIHPDDQEKTMFTCPYDTFAYRRMSFGLCNAHATFQRCMMVLQRCEEKDLVLNWEKCHFMVKDGIVFGHKISEKGIEVDKAKIEDFSMIARPLTRLLCKDTKFKFDGDCLAAFHTIKGALISAPVVQPPD from the exons ATGAAACTTCTAGAGGCTGGTGTGATCTATGTCATCTCTGATAGCAACTGGGTTAGCTCTGTTCATGTAGTTCCTAAGAAATGTGGAATAACTGTCATAACAAATGAAAAGAATGAATTGATCCCTACTCGAACT ATCCCAATCCACCCAGATGATCAGGAGAAGACAATGTTCACATGCCCATACGACACGTTTGCCTACAGGAGAATGTCATTCGGCTTGTGCAATGCTCATGCGACCTTTCAACGTTGCATGAT GGTGTTGCAGCGATGCGAGGAGAAAGATCTGGTGCTCAATTGGGAGAAGTGCCACTTCATGGTTAAGGATGGGATTGTTTTCGGGCACAAGATCTCTGAGAAGGGGATCGAGGTTGACAAGGCAAAGATTGAG GACTTCTCGATGATCGCAAGACCACTCACTAGGTTGCTCTGCAAGGACACCAAGTTCAAGTTCGATGGTGATTGTTTGGCTGCTTTCCACACGATAAAAGGAGCCTTGATCAGTGCACCAGTCGTTCAGCCTCCAGACTAG